TCTCTTTCATGCTGGGAAACTGGTggcttcttatcttcctcctcttcctctttaatctTATCCACCATTGGTTCAGTTTTAATTTGGCCACTGTTGTCCACAATCTCAAACGTGTCTTCCTGCTTCGCCTTCATGCTCTTCTTCACCTCCATGTCTGTCTTTGCCTTTGACAATATGACTTCCCCTGATTTCTTTGTTCCCAGGATCTTGGCCATCATGTCTGCCAAACCTGAGCCACTCTTTTTACTATCTTCaccatcttccccttccttctcactctcaTCATCCCCAAAATTATCTTCCTCACTTTCACCGTCCTCAAAATCATCATCCATATCATCAGAATCATCACTATCAGGTTCTGCTtctttaattttaacttttttagtcctttttgttttatgttccaGTGACTTGGTTGCATTTATACTGCTTTCAGCctcattttcctcattctcctcttcttccttaactTCAGTGAAGTTATCATCAGTAGAAAATGCAGTGAAACTTTCCCCTTCATAGTTGGACTCATTTAAATaatcatcctccacctcctccttaaTTTCCACATCCCCAGACTCCaactcctgttcctccttctcctcagaCTGGTCACCATCTGAGTCTGAGGTGTGagactcctccaccaccttggGTCTCTTCAGCACGCTGCCACTTGAGATGGCCATCACTGAAGCCTGGAAATATATGTGGTTAAGAGGATGTGGAGACAAAAGATCCCATAAGATTATGAGATTAAATGTTCACGTAGGTTTAGTTTTGTAATGCTCCTCACTATCATGTGACTAAGACTAAAATATGGTAGTTAGCACGAGTTTTGGGGGATCCAGTAGTGCAAAGTTTGTCTTAGGTAGCAAGTATCTGTTTTTGTCCACCCTAAAATCTTGATTCTTCTTCAGTCCCTGTGCTTGTGCATTGGAAATCACAAACATTATTGTATGAATCTGCAGATTTACCTTTTGTTCATAATATTACTTGGTTGGGCTTCCTAGAAGCAAC
This genomic interval from Scylla paramamosain isolate STU-SP2022 chromosome 7, ASM3559412v1, whole genome shotgun sequence contains the following:
- the LOC135102221 gene encoding RRP15-like protein isoform X1 — encoded protein: MKAVFVGNIVNPTRLSSYRDYIVVGVDASPFKQQQTPQSSSLQPFHHESQEYRSTGRLCCCVVHNEASVMAISSGSVLKRPKVVEESHTSDSDGDQSEEKEEQELESGDVEIKEEVEDDYLNESNYEGESFTAFSTDDNFTEVKEEEENEENEAESSINATKSLEHKTKRTKKVKIKEAEPDSDDSDDMDDDFEDGESEEDNFGDDESEKEGEDGEDSKKSGSGLADMMAKILGTKKSGEVILSKAKTDMEVKKSMKAKQEDTFEIVDNSGQIKTEPMVDKIKEEEEEDKKPPVSQHERDLYRKLWEEKFHKKPSITEDREKERKLRVLATQGVVQLFSAIEKHRTMMQVKLSQCRSIMGREKVLESTGKEAFLDILKQQGKRVKETEPEGKVKEEDGIVKEEVKDELLDLQPPMKKKPKWSVLSDNFYKEPTLHGWDQESNDGDD
- the LOC135102221 gene encoding RRP15-like protein isoform X2 yields the protein MAISSGSVLKRPKVVEESHTSDSDGDQSEEKEEQELESGDVEIKEEVEDDYLNESNYEGESFTAFSTDDNFTEVKEEEENEENEAESSINATKSLEHKTKRTKKVKIKEAEPDSDDSDDMDDDFEDGESEEDNFGDDESEKEGEDGEDSKKSGSGLADMMAKILGTKKSGEVILSKAKTDMEVKKSMKAKQEDTFEIVDNSGQIKTEPMVDKIKEEEEEDKKPPVSQHERDLYRKLWEEKFHKKPSITEDREKERKLRVLATQGVVQLFSAIEKHRTMMQVKLSQCRSIMGREKVLESTGKEAFLDILKQQGKRVKETEPEGKVKEEDGIVKEEVKDELLDLQPPMKKKPKWSVLSDNFYKEPTLHGWDQESNDGDD